In Oreochromis aureus strain Israel breed Guangdong linkage group 6, ZZ_aureus, whole genome shotgun sequence, the genomic window agtcaaaaatgaatgacctgaataatttattacttttgtcttttttttcaaaataagtgCTGATAAGGTTAACAACACAGTTAAAGCAGTTTATTAATGTGAGATTAAAAGTCTTATCTTCATTTTTCCTTATCACATCAGTTGTAGAGACCTTCTTCCTTGATAGTACTACAGAAAATTACCTGGAGGTGGAGTTTTGTCCGTGAGTACCAAGCTGAGGTCTTGCTCTGCCCATGTATATATAGCCATATGTTTATACACAGTTGAACAATGACACGTCTTCCTTGTGCTTTTACTTTAGACATGGACAACACCTGATATTACTACTGTCAGGAGCCGGCCAAGCATTCCTGGTAGGCTGCGTATGGAGGTATTCGTAGGCTCTTTTGGGGTTCATGGGatatttcttacatttttgaTTTCTCTCTCCAGCAACAGCTTCCCATGGTATTTAACACCAAGATCACAGGAGACAGATGGACAGGTGAGGCTCTCATCCCTTGGACATACTTCCCTCCCAATGTCAACAAGATGAACTCCTACGCGATCCACGGCTCAGGAGAGAATCGTATATATGAGGCTCTTTATCCCATCCCCAAGGAGGAGATAGCCGAAGGACAAATGCCTAACTTGTGAGTATGCTGACTTCTACAAGTGAAGTTTGATGTGCCATAGGTCATGTGCACAGACATTTTGTGTTATAGTGGTGCTGTCGTGAGGCACTGAGACATTTTGCAACTGAGAAAAAAGAG contains:
- the c6h4orf33 gene encoding UPF0462 protein C4orf33 homolog isoform X2, which translates into the protein MQFDIEHTWDSNPVNHDPLKITFSPGLGGLKVEVSGPFFNDPAAPAGPPSQAFPGLWNYEVVETFFLDSTTENYLEVEFCPHGQHLILLLSGAGQAFLQQLPMVFNTKITGDRWTGEALIPWTYFPPNVNKMNSYAIHGSGENRIYEALYPIPKEEIAEGQMPNFHRLEYFKEFRLQSIMGEGWVQPPSDLWLGKP